In the Dyella humicola genome, ACAGCGCACTGGCTGGCTTTCGCATGTCGCGTTCGCCTGTGACGACCTGGCGGCCGCCCGTGCACGGCTCGACGCCGCCCATATTCCCTACCAAGTCGACATCGTCGACTCCCGGGGCCAGGTGCAGCTGTTTCTTACCGATCCCGCGGGTGTTGGGGTGGAGCTGAATTTCCAGGTCGACAAACGCTGATCACATTCGCAGCGTTACCATCGGCGCACCCTCGCCAGGAAATCGCGTTCATGGCCCACGAGCATGCCACCAAGCTTGCCGTTCTCATCGACGCCGACAATGCCCAGCCGGCCATTGCCGAAGCGCTGCTGGCCGAGGTCGCCAAGTACGGCACCGCCCACGTCAAGCGCGCCTTTGGCGACTGGACCAGCACGCACCTAAAGGGCTGGAAAGAGCAGCTGTTGAAGCAGTCCATCCAGCCGATCCAGCAATTCGGCTATACCAGCGGCAAGAACGCCACCGACTCGGCGATGATCATCGATGCGATGGACCTGCTGTATTCGGGACGCTTTGACGGCTTCTGCATCGTCTCCAGCGACAGCGACTTCACCCGGCTGGCGGCGCGCATCCGTGAATCGGGCTTGATCGTCTACGGCTTTGGTGAGCGCAAGACACCCGACCCGTTCGTGGCCGCCTGCGACAAGTTCATCTACACCGATATCCTGGTCGCCAAGCCGGACGAGGAACAGCCGCTCAAGCCGCGCACGGCCGCACAACTCAAGCAGGACACGGTCCTGGTCAACCTGCTGCGCAATGCGCTGGAAGCTGCGTCCGACGACGATGGCTGGGCGGCCCTGGGCGGCGTAGGTTCGATCATGACCAAGCAGCGCCCCAATTTCGATGCGCGCACCTACGGCTACAACAAGCTGAGCGAGCTGATCAAGGCGACCACCTTGTTCGACATCGATCGTCGCAGTACCGGCGAGGGACGGCCGAAGGTGATCTACGTGCGCAACAAGACCAAGAAATCGCCGAATGGTGAGTAAGCTGATCGAGATCCTGCAACAGGCGCTGCGCCGGCAACCGCAAGGAGGGTTGTGCGTGGCGTACAGCGGCGGCCCGGATTCCACCGCCCTGCTGCACGCGCTCGCCCAGCTTCCCGAAGCCCATGCGCGCGGCCTGCGCGCCTTGCATATCGACCACGGCCTGCATCCCGACAGTCGACAATGGTCGGAACACTGCCGGCAACTGGCCAAGGAGTGGGGCGTGCCATGTCTGGTGTTGCGCGTAGAGGTCGATCACGCCCAAGGCTATGGGCTGGAAGCCGCGGCGCGCGATGCGCGCTATCGCGCATTCGCCATGTCGTTGACCCGTGACGAGCATCTGCTGCTGGGCCATCATCGCGACGACCAAGCCGAAACCGTGCTGCTCAAACTGCTGCGCGGCGCCGGGCCGGAAGGCCTGGGCGGCATGCGTGAATCACGCGCGCTGGGACAGGGAAGCTTATGGCGCCCCCTGCTCGATGTACCCCGTCAGCTGTTGCGTGACTACGTCGACGCACACGAGCTTCCGTGCATCCACGACCCATCCAATGCCGACAGTCGCCTGTCGCGGAATTTTCTCCGCCACGAGATCCTGCCGCGGCTCAGCCAGCATTGGCCGCAGGCGGTGGAGTCCATCGCGCATAGCGCGCGCCTTAGCCGCTCTGCCACCGAGACCTTGGCGCGACACTGGCGTGCCGTTCAGGCGGACATGCTCGATAGCGTGACCGGCAGCCTGGATGCCGCCCGCTGGCTGGCATTGGCACCGGCCCTGCGCCATCCGCTGCTCGACGACTGGCTGCATGCACGCGGCCTGCCCGCACCAACCACGGCGCAACGCGAGCAGATCGAACGGCAATGCCTCGCTCGCGACGGCCAGCTGCCATGTGTTCGCTGGGCCGGTGCCGAGCTGCATATATGGAAAGGCCGGCTGTGGGCGCTACCGCCGCAGCGGCGTGTCGATCCGCATTGGCAGGCGTCCTGGCTAGGCGAACCCTTGGCCCTGCCCGATGGCGGGAGCCTGCTGCTGGAAGCACCTGCGCGACTTGAGCAGCCGTTGACGGTTCGACTGCGCCAGGGTGGTGAACACATCCGCCCCGCTGGTGACGCCCATACGCGAGAGCTACGCGACCTGTTCCAGCAGAGCAGCATGCCGCCCTGGCGCCGTGCTGCCTGCCCCTTGCTGTATGCCGGGGAGGAGTTGATTGGCGTGGGCGATCGCTGGCTGACAGAGCATGGTGCGACATTGTTTCTTGCTGCAGGCGCGGCCCCGCGCTGGCAGCCCGCCTCCTGAAGGCCGTTGAGCCTGTGCGGGCTGTCGCAACATGGCCACCATTGCCGATGAAACGGCCGGGCAAGACCTCACGCACATTGATTCCGCACGCCCCCTGCGTTAGCTTTGCGGGCCATGGCCAAGTCCGCTTCCGCTCCCGCCGCTCCGGCTCCCGCCGCTGACTTCGAACATTCGCTAGACGAGCTCGAACAGCTGGTTGCGCGTATGGAAGGCGGTGACCTTAGCCTGGACGAGTCCCTTTCCTCGTTCGAACGTGGCATCGGCCTCTATCGCCATTGCCAGCAGGCGCTGGAAACGGCCGAAATGCGCGTGCGCCTGCTGCTTGATCCCGATGCTCCCAACACCGCCGAACCGTTTGAACCCGAACTCTGAACTCGGCCAGGCTCTCAAGTCGCTGATCGCGCGCGCCGACGAGGCGCTGACTCGCTCGCTGCCGCCGGAAGACAGCTCCCCAGTCGAACTTCACCGCGCCATGCGCTATGCCGTGCTTGGCGGCGGCAAACGGCTGCGTCCCCTACTGGTCTACGCCGCCGGTCATGCGTTCGGGGAAAGCAGCTCGCGGCTGGATGCCCCCGCCTGCGCCGTGGAACTGATCCACGCCTATTCGTTGGTACACGACGACCTGCCGGCCATGGACGACGACGCCTTGCGCCGTGGACGTCCCACCTGCCATATCGTGTTCGGTGAAGCCATGGCGATTCTTGCCGGCGACGCGCTGCAGGCGCTGGCGTTCGAACTGCTGGCGCATGACGTGGACCAGGGTGTGTCGCCCACGCGTTACGTGGAAATGCTGCGCGTGCTCGGGCGCGCCTGCGGTGCCGAAGGGATGGCGGGCGGCCAGGCCCTGGATCTCGCGGCAGTCGGGCGCCGGCTTTCGCTGGACGAGCTGGAAAACATGCACGCCTGCAAGACCGGTGCGCTGATTCGCGCCTCGGTCCGCCTTGGGGCCCTGGCCTCTGAGGCGCCCGACGATGCGCTTGAGGCGCTCGATCGGTATGCGCACGCCGTGGGGCTTGCCTTCCAGGTACGCGACGACATTCTCGACGTGGAAGGCGAGTCGTCCGTGATTGGCAAGACCGCTGGCAAGGATGCCGCCGCCGACAAACCCACCTTTCCCTCGATCATTGGCATGGATGCATCGCGCGAACACCTCGCACGACTGACCGCCGATGCGCTGGAAGCCATTGCGCCCCTGGGAGAACGCGGCGCACTGCTGGAAGAACTCGCCCGCTACGCCGCAGCACGTCAGCGCTGAGCCTTACGGCCGCACGGCCCTTCGAGCCTTCGTCAACCTGACGGCGACTGAAACGTCTAGTGACAGATACCTCCGTTACCTGTCCCTCCCCATGCCTTGCTTCTCTGCTGTTTTGCCGCGCCGCGGCGGCTTCCTGCTGTTGTCCGCCTGCGCCAGCTTGCTCATCGCCAGCGTGGCCAGCGCGGCAACCCCACCCGCAGCGGATTTCAGCGGGGCCTGGCGGCTGGACGACCGCAACAGCGACACGGCTGACACGCTCACCGCCTCGCTGCGCACGGAGGCACGCAAGGAGCAGGAAGCCAAGGAGCAGCAAGCTCCGGCATCGGCCTCTTCATCCTCGACACCACCCAGCAATAACGGCGGCGGACGCCACGGCAGCGGGATGGGCCATGGTGGGATGGGCGGCGGCGGCACGGGCGGCGGGGGCATGGGAGGTGGCGGCATGGGTGGCGGTGGCCATGGCCGGCACGGCGGTGGCGATCAGCCCGGCAACAAGAGCCCCACCGCCGACAAAGACCCCCTCGCAACGGCCACTTTCCCGATGCCGCCCTTGCTGAAGGTCGACTCGGTCCTGCTCGTGCAGCAGGACCCGAAGACCTTCCAGATTCATCTGAACGACGGCAGCCAGCTGACCGGCAAGCTCGACAGCCAGGCGCGGCAATCGCTCAACGGCAACGCCATGGTGCGGGGCCACGTCGACGCGGGACGACTCATGTTCTCGATCGAATACGCCGACGGCTCCCGACTCGACCAGACCTGGCAGCTGTCTGCCGATGGCCAGCAGATGATCGTCACCGGTGCATGGAAAGTACCTACGCTGGAGCAGCCGGTGACCTTCAAGCGCACCTACGTCGGGCTGCACTGAAACGAGAAAGGCAGCCCAAGGGCTGCCTTTCCATCCCTCATGAAGGGCGACTATTTGATCAGGCGCAACGTAAACGGATAGCGGTAACGCACGCCTTCGTTGGCGCGGATCGCCGCGATGATGGTGAACACCAACCACGCCACCCCGACCACCAAGCCAATGGGAATCGCCAATACCACACCCAGTCCCAGGGTCATCAGCGTCAAGAGGAACAAGGCGATGCCGACGATGGCAATGGTGATGTTGAAGTTCAGCGCTTCCTTGCCCTGATCGTTCACGAAGGGCATGGAGTCCTTCTTCACCAGCCAGATGATCAGCGGACCAATGAAGCAGCCCCAGCCAAACCAGTGGCCGGTCACGATGCAACCCAGCAAGGCCGACAGATGAGCGAACATCGCCCATGTCCGCTCTTCGGCAGCAGGCGTGTCAGACGGCGACGATTGGGGCCCGTTCGACGGCGGCGGTACGACAGACTCGGGTGGAACGCTCATGCGTACATCTCCTGGTCGTAAAAGCCTGATTTTTTATAGCCGGCGCTAGAACCGGCACGCCGATCCTAGCAAGTACGCAGGAATTTGCCGACTAATAACCCATCCCCAGAACTACAGCCCGCGAGACTATTCGCCAGCGATGGTCATCTGCTCCAGCAGGATGGACCCGGTGAGGAGGTGCGAACGCGGATCGACGTCCGCCCCCACCGCCACGACGCCTGTGTACATGTCGCGCAGATTGGCGGCGATGGTGATTTCTTCCACGGGATAGGCGATTTGCCCGTTCTCGACCCAGAACCCGGCGGCACCACGCGAGTAGTCGCCGGTAATGGTTGACACGCCCTGCCCCATCACCTCGGTTACCAGCAACCCCGTACCCAGGCGCTTGAGCATGCCGGCGAAGTCCAGCTGCGTACCATCGTCCTGGCCTGGCTCAACGATGAGGTTGTGGATGCCGCCAGCATTACCGGTGGACTCCAACCCCAGCTTGCGCGCCGAGTAGCTGCCCAATACATAGCGCGCCAGCACGCCGTTCTCGATCAGCGAACTGTCGCGCGTGGCGACACCTTCTGCATCGAATACGCCCGAACCCTGGCCACGCATCAAAAACGGCCGCTCCACGATATTCAGCCATGACGGCATCACCTGCTTGCCGACGTGATCGAGCAGGAAGCTGGCTCGCCGATACAGCGCACCGCCGCTGACTGCACTGACCAGATGGCCGATCAGGCCGCGGGCGACCTCCGGTGCAAACAGCACCGGACTCTGGCGTGTCGAAAGGCGCTGCGCACCCATGCGCGATAGCGTGCGCTGGGCTGCCTTGTCGCCGAGGGCCTGTGCGCTCATGAAGTCGTTCGCCGAACGCACGCTGTCGTACCAGTAATCCCGCTGCATGCCTTCCTCATCGCCTGCGATCAGCGACAGCGACAGCGAATGCCGCGTCCCGCGTTCGCGGCCGAGGAACCCATGCGAGTTCGCATACACCGCCAGGCTCTCACCCATCTGCACGCCAGCACCGTCGGAATTGGTGATGCCCGCGTGCGCGCGGCCGGCGTCCTCTATGTCCTTGCCCAGGGCGATGGCCCCGGCGGTATCGATGCGCCATGGGTGCCACAGGTCCAGGTCGGGAAACACCGTGGCCATGCGTGCGGCGTCGGCCAGGCCGGCCGCCGGGTCTTCCTCGGTGAAACGGGCGATGGCGCAGGCCTGGTCCAGGGTGGCCTGGATCGAATCCGGATTGAGGTCGGCGGTGCTGGCCGAGCCCTTGCGCTGGCCGAAATAGACGGTCAGCCCAAAACCCCGGTCCCGCGTATGCTCGACCGTCTCCACGTCACCGAGGCGCACGTTCACGCTCAGTCCCGTATCGATGCTGGCAGCCACTTCGGCCTGGCTGGCGCCAGCGGCCCGGGCGCGGCGGATCACGTCCTCGGCCAGTTGGGCCAGTCGATCCAGTTCTTCGAGGCTGCGGTCCTGGGTGCGGCTGAGTTCGGTCACGCGTGGGCTTCCTGGAGACTGACGGGTAGAATACGCGGTCCGACCCGCGCAATTCCCAGACATGGGGGTGGCGCGGCCGAATGCAAAGAGCGTCCAGCGGAGAACGCCATGTCACCGACAGCCGGCATCTACCGTCACTACAAGGGCCAGCGTTACCGCGTGCTGGGCACGGCCCGGCACAGCGAGACGATGGAGGAAGTAGTGGTCTACCAAGCACTCTATGGCGATTACGGTCTGTGGGTTCGCCCGGCCGCCATGTTTTGCGAAACCGTGGAAATGGACGGTGAACCGATTGCACGCTTTGCACTGGAACAGGCCGAGCCGGATCCGCTCGACCGCCGCGACGCCACGCACTGAAAGCCAAGGCCGCTGGGCCTACTAGCTGGAACCATTCTGTGAACCGTAACTACACCGACGATCCCGAGCACGACTACGGCCCCACGCGCACGCAACAGCGCCGCGACGCGCTGGCCGTGCTCGCGCTGGCCAATCAGCTGGTCGAACTGCCGGCGAGCAAGTTGGCCAAGCTGGACCTGCCCGAAGACGTGCAGCGCGAGATCGCGCAGACACGCCGCATTACTGCGCACATCGCGCATAAGCGGCAGCTGGCGTTCCTGGCGAAAGTCATGCGCCGTCACGATCCGGAAGTATTCGACGGCGTGCGTGCCGCGCTCGGCGTGAATCGCGAGCGCCAGCGCCAGGAAACAGCGGCGATGCATCGACTGGAAGCGATGCGCGATCGGCTGATCGCCGACGCCGACGCTGCGATCAGCGAGTTGATAACGCAGCATCCGAACGTCGATCGCCAACACCTACGCTCACTGGCTCGCCAGGCGAAAACCGAGCAGGAAGGCAATAAACCGCCGCGCGCCTACCGCGAAATTTTCCAGCTGCTCAAGCAGCTGGCTGACGACGAAGCGGATGAGTCCGATGAGCCAGATGATGTGGGTGGAGGCGACGAGGAAGCCCTCTAGATACCAGGCACGCCTCGGCTCCAAAGCGCCCCAGAAATACGTCACCGTCATCCCAGCGAAAGGCACTGGACCCCAGCTTTCGCTGGGATGACGATGAGGCGAGATGGCGGTTAGGCGAGCGATCGGTGAAGTGCGACGACGTTGAGGTGGGATCAACCCTTCGCACTGAACTGGGTGCAGCCATCCTCGGGCGATACCCAGCAATCGTGCAGCATGCAAAGCCGGCTGGCCGCGATGCTCGCGCCATAGGCCGATCCAAACGAGGTCAGCCCCGGCATGCGCTGCTCTACCGCCCGCTGATCTTCCAGCCGGTGAACGCAACGCTCGCAAGATGCCGCCAACTTGCCAACTGGCGTGGCATCGACGTCGCTCACCCGCCCAGCCCGTTCCAGTACGACGCGAACACGTGCACGGACAGCACGTAGCCAATGATCACGTTCACCACCACGCCAGCGGTGAACGCGAGCAGCGGCCTCCATCCCGTTGCACTGAGCGAGCGCAGACGCGTGGTGAGGCCGATGCTGAGAAAGCAGAACGTGAAGGCCCAGGTACGCAACGTGCTGATCGGCGCCACCAGGTCTGGCGTAACGATCTTGCGGTAATCGACCAGCGAGTAATGACTGGCGATCCACGTCACCAGCGCCGAAGCCAGCACGAAACCCAGCACGAACTTCGGAAAGCGCGCCCAAATCTCGCGCACATCCGCTTTTGCCCTGACCCCATCGTCACCGGTATTCCAGCGCGTGGTGGCCACCCAGGCCAGCGTAAAGGCCCAGATGCCGATCCAGATGTCACGTCCCACCACCTTCATCAGCGTGAACGCCTGCACGGCGGCATCGGGCGCGCCGGCGATCGCACCGCCCGCGTTGCGCGCCGCATCGCCATAGGCCTGCGCGGCGGCGACGCCCGCTGCGTCCGCGAACTCGGATGTGCCAATCCATGCACCGGCCACGGCGGTCGACAAACCCAACGCCCGTGACGCCAACGGCAGCACGAAAATCATCACGATCGCCCATACGACTACGAGCGTGATGGCCACCGAGGTGTCTTCCCTGCGCGCACGAACCGCACCGCCGCTGGCAATCGCCGCTGAAACGCCGCACACCGCGCCACCGACGCCGAGTACCGCGGCAAAGCGCTTGTCGAGACCGAGTGCCTTGCCGGCGAAGAAGATCGTGAAGAAGGTGGCCAGCGAGACGATGGTCGCCTGTCCCACCGCCACCGGACCCGCCCACACCAGCAAAGTCAGCGGCAAGGTGGCGCCCAGCAGCACGATGCCCACCTTGATGTAGAACTCCACGCGCAGCCCGGACTGGAACCACTCAGGCAGCTTGACCGTGTTGGATACCAGCAGACCCAGCGCCAGCGCGAGTAGCGGCGCCTCGAGGTTGTAGCGCGACGCCTCGACCCATGCGGATGCGGTAAAGATCAACAACGACGTCACAAATAGCGTGAGGAAAGCGGGTAGAAAACGCGCCAACGAATGCCCCAGGACCGCAAGCCCGGTACCGAACAGCAAGGCGAACGCAGCGAACAGCGCGAGATAGTTCGGCCAGTGGGAAGCAATGCCCTGCCCGGCCTCGGCCAGCGTCTTCCACTTCGCCGGCGCCACCGCCAGCCATTTGAGGCTGCTGCCATGGGCGAACAGAGCCCACGCCACCACGATCACCAGCAGGCCGATCCACACCGACCACCAGTCCTCGTTGGCAAAGACTCCCCACCGCGCAGGACGTGCAGCGGCGGCGCCTTGGGCACCGGCCTGACCCGGCAGAACACGTGTCGCTTCGCTCATCGCAACGCCCTTCACCGAAAGCAAGAACCGGACGTCCAGACGTCCGGGCGGCCAACGGGAAGGGCCGCAGCGGACACTGTCCGCCTGCGACGATCCAAAGCGAAATAAGCTTTTGTTCTATGGATATGCCCGGTTCTTGACGGGAACCTCGCACATTTTCATACGGACGTGGCCCACCCACTAAAGATGCCGGCTTCTCGGGAAAACCGCCGTCAGCATGCGCCAGCCATCGAGGATCAGGACGCCGTACCACCCACCGTCATCGCATCGACCTTGAGCGTGGGCTGGCCCACGCCGACCGGCACGCTCTGGCCATCCTTGCCGCAGACGCCGACGCCTTCGTCCAGCGCCAGATCGTTGCCGATCATCGATACACGGGTGAGCACATCCGGGCCGGAGCCGATCAGGGTAGCGCCCTTGACCGGGCGCGTTACCTTGCCGTCTTCGATCAGGTAGGCCTCACTGGCCGAGAACACGAACTTGCCGTTGGTGATATCCACCTGGCCGCCACCGAAGTTGACCGCATAGATGCCTCGCTTCACCGAGCGGATGATCTCCTGCGGATCGTGCTGGCCGGCGAGCATGTAGGTATTGGTCATGCGCGGCATCGGCAGCTGCGCGAATGATTCGCGACGACCGTTGCCGGTGGTTGCCACGCCCATCAGGCGTGCGTTGAGCTTGTCCTGCATATAGCCCTTGAGGATGCCGTCCTCGATGAGCGTAGTGCATTCGGTAGGCGTGCCCTCGTCGTCCACGCTGAGCGAGCCACGGCGACCCGCGAGGGTGCCATCGTCGACGACGGTGACGCCCGGGGCGGCCACGCGCTGGCCGATGCGACCGGCAAACGCCGAGCTGCCCTTGCGATTGAAATCGCCTTCCAGGCCATGGCCGATGGCCTCGTGCAACAGCACACCCGGCCAACCAGGGCCGAGCACCACCGGCATGCTGCCGGCGGGCGCGTCGACCGCATCCAGGTTCACCAGGGCCTGGCGCACGGCTTCATCGGCAAAGGCCAGCGCGCGACCGTTGTCGATCAGCTCACGGTAGCCATAGCGGCCACCACCACCGGCACTGCCCTGCTCGCGACGGCTGCCCTGTTCGGCGATCACCTGCACATTCAGACGCACCAGCGGGCGCACGTCGGCGGCCAGCGTGCCGTCGGAGGCGGCCACCAGCACCGTATCCATGGTCGCGGCCAGGCTGACGATCACCTGCTTCACGCGCGGATCGCGCGAACGCGCATACGCGTCCACTTCGCGCAGCAGGGCGATCTTTTCCGGGTTGGGCAGGCTTTCGACCGGATCGATCGCCGGATAAAGCTGCCGGACCCCGTTCAGCGCCAGCGGCTTGCCGGCGCCGTTACCACCCTGGGCGATCGCTCGCGCTGCCTTGGAGGCTTCCAGCAGCTGCGGCAGCACGATCTCATCGGAATACGCGAAGCCGGTCTTTTCACCGCTGATGGCGCGTACGCCCACGCCCTGCTCGATCGAATGGCTACCGTCCTTGACGATGCCCTCCTCCAGGACCCAGGACTCGCTGCGCGAATGCTGGAAATACAGGTCGGCGGCGTCGATGGACGGCCCCATCAACTGGCTGAACACGCGATCAAGGTCGTTGGCGGCGAGGCCACCGGGTGCCAGCAAACGACGTTCAACCTGCGCGATCAGGGAATCCATGAAATCTCAACCATGTGGAAAGGACCAGACTTCAGCAAATGGGGGTTGCCTGCCGCGGTTTAAAGCCTGTTGCCGATGCTGCCGAGTCCGCTGAACAGCTACCATGCGGCCCAACCATGCCCCCTACGCCCAGGTGAAGGACCACTCGATGAGCGACGTTTCAAAGCACAAGCTGACCCAACAGGTGATCGACCGTACCCTCAAGGCGCCGATCGAGGAGACCCGCGAACTGCTGCAGCGGGACGGCGAGCTCAAGCCGGGCCTGGGCAAGATCAGCAGCGTCGTCGCGCTCTCGCTCGGCTTCCTCAGCCTGCTCGGCGTGCTTGCCTTCCATTTCCCTGAATATCTGACGACACCGGATCTGCGCCACAAGTATTCGGTCGACACCTTGCGCCAGCTGCTGCTGGTCGCCCTGCTGGTAGCGGGCGGCATGTCTCTCGCCAACATCATCCTGGGTCGCATGCGCCGCTTGAGCATGGTCGCTTTTGCGCTGGTGATCGTGGCCACCGTGCTGGGCGGGTCGCGCGTACCGGTAGGCGACTTTCCCGACCACACGCCTTACATCGGCTTGGACTGGTTCATCCTCGATCTGCTCGGCTCGACCCTGGTGTTCGTGGTGATCGAAAAGCTGTTTCCGCTATACAAGGGCCAGAGTCTTTTCCGTAAGGAATGGCAGACCGACCTAAAGCATTTTGCGGTGAACCATTTCATCGTGGGCCTGGCCTTGCTGGTGGTCAACTTTCTGCTGCATCACCTGTTCGGCTGGCTGGTGCGCAGCGACTTCCAGCAATTCGTGCAGCACATCCGTTTCGTACCGCAGTTGCTGCTATGCGTTCTGGTCGCGGATCTTGCGCAGTACTGGGCGCATCGCGCTTACCACGAGGTGCCGTTCCTGTGGCGTTTCCATGCGGTGCATCACAGCGTCAAGACGATGGACTGGCTGGCCGGGTCACGCCAGCACATGTTCGAGCTGATCGCCACGCGCGTATGCGTACTGGCACCCCTGTACATACTCGGCTTCAGCGAAGCGGTGATGAATGCCTACATCATCGTGGTGGGCTTCCAGGCGGTGTTCAATCACGCCAACGTGCATCTGCGCTGGGGGCCGCTGAAGTACGTCATCGTGACGCCTAACTTCCACCACTGGCATCACGCCTCCGACGACGAGGCCATCGACCGCAACTATGCCGCACACTACGCGTTTCTCGATTACCTGTTCGGTACGGCCGTGAAGTCGCCGAAGAAGTTCCCGGAGCGCTACGGTGTGGTCGGCGACTACATGCCGGATGGCTTCGTCCGGCAGCAACTGTTCCCGTTCCGCGGCAGCACCAAGCCGCGAGATCCTGAGGCGTGAGCAAGCTTTAGTGCGAGCTGCTGGTGGCCGGCGCCGGTGATACGCCCGGCAACAACGGCGGGGTCACCGGCGTCGCGGTCGCCTCATGCTTTTCGATCAGGGTGATCGATGGCTTGTCCCAGCTGCCGGTGATCTTGTAGCGCGCACTCGCCGCGTGATTGATCCCCTTGCCCAGCAAACCTTGGGCGAGAAAGCCGGCCGCCGCGCCGATGGGGCCGCCGACCACCACACCGACAAGAGGCAGGGTGTTCCCCGCATGCGGGGTGGCCAGCACCTGCAGGTCATAGTCCTTCGCACGCAGGCCAGTGCGTCCGTTGATCGAGATTTCTGCAGCGGGGCTGCGAATCTGCAGGTTCTCGGTATGGGCATTGCCATCGCTCAACTTGAAGTCGCCGGCAATGGCATCGAACGCCAGGCCTTTGCCAAACACGTCGCCGAAATTGAACGAGAGGCGGCGCGGCAAATCGAGCACCGACATCAGGCCAAACAGACGCACCACCCCAGGCGTCACCTCGGGCATGCGTCCATCGGTGATATTGATGCTTAGCTTGCCTTCCATATTGGCCAGGTCCATGGCCGAGGGCGCACCGGGCCAGCTGGCATCCAGCTTTGCATGGACCTTGCCGCCTGCAAGCAGCCCCTCGAAGCCGAAAGCGCCCAGCATGTCGCCCAGGTTGTCCGCCGCAAAATCGATCGCCAGCTGGGAATGACTGTTGCCGGCCGTGCCATTCCAGTCACCCGCGCCGTTGATCTGCACGCCGTGGGAAAGCGTACGCAACTGGTCGATGTGCATGCCGCGATCGGTCGGCCAGGTTTCCAGGCGTGCATCACCCAGCTTGGAGTCACCGAAACGCAGGTCGCTCACCCAGAGATGGAACGGCGGCAAGGCCGAAGGCGTGATGCCGGTATCGGCAGGATTTGCCGTGGGGGCCACCACGGCCGGCGCCGTCGCCACGGCTTCTGCGTCGCCCTTCTTGGGCGCCGGCGAGACATCTTTCGGCCAGTACAGCCGCTGCAGTCGCGCCGTTACGCCACGCTTGTTGAGATCGACCAGCGGAATGCCAAAGCGCCCAGCCAGCCCCGCGCTCTCGACGTCGACCGTGAGGCCGTCCGATTGCGAGCTCGCCAGCAAATGCATATCGGTAAATGGATGGCCAAACACCAGGGCCTGGTCGGCGTTCACATCAATGCTTTCGAGGCCCGGACCTGAGTCCGTGCCGCTGGCGGCGGCATACTGAACCCAGCCCGTCACGTCGAGTTTTGCGGCACGACCGCGGACACGCACGCCCTGGTCGGGCACGGTGTCAGGTATGCGTGTACCGAACGCAAACGTCGCAGCCAACGACTTGCCGCTATTTTCAGGCAGGCGCAGACGCGCACGCACGACCTGGCCCAAGCTCAGCTGCACGTCGCTGCCCGCGGTGGGCAGATTCATATCGACATGCAGGGGCAACGATACGTCGACGGGCTTCTTCAACGGCACGGGAAATTTCAAAGCCATGCCGGTAAGCGACGAGTCGACGCTCAATTGCTGCGTGGTGGCAGCCGTGCCATTGGTATGCGCAATGTTGAAACCAATAGCGAAGTCGCTGCGGCCTTCTGCCAGCTGATTCAACCAATCCAACTGGCTATAGCCCTTCGTCAGCTCAATCATGCTGTAGCGACCGCTCAACTTGGCCGCGAGTACCGTGTCAGGCTTTCCAGTGGCACCCGCAATCGCAAGGT is a window encoding:
- the yjgA gene encoding ribosome biogenesis factor YjgA yields the protein MNRNYTDDPEHDYGPTRTQQRRDALAVLALANQLVELPASKLAKLDLPEDVQREIAQTRRITAHIAHKRQLAFLAKVMRRHDPEVFDGVRAALGVNRERQRQETAAMHRLEAMRDRLIADADAAISELITQHPNVDRQHLRSLARQAKTEQEGNKPPRAYREIFQLLKQLADDEADESDEPDDVGGGDEEAL
- a CDS encoding YeiH family protein, giving the protein MSEATRVLPGQAGAQGAAAARPARWGVFANEDWWSVWIGLLVIVVAWALFAHGSSLKWLAVAPAKWKTLAEAGQGIASHWPNYLALFAAFALLFGTGLAVLGHSLARFLPAFLTLFVTSLLIFTASAWVEASRYNLEAPLLALALGLLVSNTVKLPEWFQSGLRVEFYIKVGIVLLGATLPLTLLVWAGPVAVGQATIVSLATFFTIFFAGKALGLDKRFAAVLGVGGAVCGVSAAIASGGAVRARREDTSVAITLVVVWAIVMIFVLPLASRALGLSTAVAGAWIGTSEFADAAGVAAAQAYGDAARNAGGAIAGAPDAAVQAFTLMKVVGRDIWIGIWAFTLAWVATTRWNTGDDGVRAKADVREIWARFPKFVLGFVLASALVTWIASHYSLVDYRKIVTPDLVAPISTLRTWAFTFCFLSIGLTTRLRSLSATGWRPLLAFTAGVVVNVIIGYVLSVHVFASYWNGLGG
- the tldD gene encoding metalloprotease TldD; its protein translation is MDSLIAQVERRLLAPGGLAANDLDRVFSQLMGPSIDAADLYFQHSRSESWVLEEGIVKDGSHSIEQGVGVRAISGEKTGFAYSDEIVLPQLLEASKAARAIAQGGNGAGKPLALNGVRQLYPAIDPVESLPNPEKIALLREVDAYARSRDPRVKQVIVSLAATMDTVLVAASDGTLAADVRPLVRLNVQVIAEQGSRREQGSAGGGGRYGYRELIDNGRALAFADEAVRQALVNLDAVDAPAGSMPVVLGPGWPGVLLHEAIGHGLEGDFNRKGSSAFAGRIGQRVAAPGVTVVDDGTLAGRRGSLSVDDEGTPTECTTLIEDGILKGYMQDKLNARLMGVATTGNGRRESFAQLPMPRMTNTYMLAGQHDPQEIIRSVKRGIYAVNFGGGQVDITNGKFVFSASEAYLIEDGKVTRPVKGATLIGSGPDVLTRVSMIGNDLALDEGVGVCGKDGQSVPVGVGQPTLKVDAMTVGGTAS
- a CDS encoding sterol desaturase family protein encodes the protein MSDVSKHKLTQQVIDRTLKAPIEETRELLQRDGELKPGLGKISSVVALSLGFLSLLGVLAFHFPEYLTTPDLRHKYSVDTLRQLLLVALLVAGGMSLANIILGRMRRLSMVAFALVIVATVLGGSRVPVGDFPDHTPYIGLDWFILDLLGSTLVFVVIEKLFPLYKGQSLFRKEWQTDLKHFAVNHFIVGLALLVVNFLLHHLFGWLVRSDFQQFVQHIRFVPQLLLCVLVADLAQYWAHRAYHEVPFLWRFHAVHHSVKTMDWLAGSRQHMFELIATRVCVLAPLYILGFSEAVMNAYIIVVGFQAVFNHANVHLRWGPLKYVIVTPNFHHWHHASDDEAIDRNYAAHYAFLDYLFGTAVKSPKKFPERYGVVGDYMPDGFVRQQLFPFRGSTKPRDPEA